CACCGCCACGCGCAACTGCCCCAACGTCACGATGTCACTTGCGAATGTCGATTCCGCACTGATCTGCTTGGAGTCGGCACGCTCGGCCACGGGGCGATCGTCGATGCCCTGTGCCAGGCGATGTAGGCCAGGGCCCACCGTCGTACCCAGGATGGACGCGACCTCCGATATCGGGGTGCGCGCAAAACCACCAATCGTCACGATCCCCAACTTTTTGAGCTTCTCCTCCGCCACCGGGCCGATTCCCCACAGTTTCCGAACCGGCAGCGAATCGAGGAGTTCATGCTGCTGCCCCGGCGGCACGACGGCCACCCCGTTCGGCTTGGCGAGCCCAGACGCGATCTTCGCGACCTGCTTGCCCGCACCCGCCCCGATGGAGGCAACCATCCCGGTCTCCGCCAGCACCAAGGCCCGCAGTTCCTCACAAAACGCCCGTACCTCATCGGCACCGGCTCCGGCCAACTCGACCGGTTCGCCAAAGGCCTCGTCCACCGACAACTGCTCGAGCACCGGCATGCGCAGCCGCAACGCGTCGAACGCCCCTTTACTGAGCACCGAATACAGCGACATACGCGGCGGGAGAACCACTGCACCGCCGCCCACCAGACGCCGCGCCTGATGCATCGGCATGGCCGACCGAGCCCCGAATGCACGGGCTTCGTAGCTGGCACCGGCAACCACACCCCGGCCACCCAGCCCACCCACCATGACGGGCCGTCCGCGCAATGTCGGACGGGTCAATTGCTCAGCAGAGGCAAAAAACGCATCCATGTCGAGATGAAGCACCCACCGGCGGCTTCGTGTGGGATCACCCTGGTTCATCGGCGGTCACAGTTCTCGATCTCGGCGCGTGGAGGATTACTTCTGGACCTTCGGCTTGGCCTTCTTGGGAGATTTCTTCTTGGGCAGCGCAAGCGCGTCAGCTGTTCGCTGGATGAACGCGTGTAGCCGATCCACATCGTGAAACCGCTCCTCCGGAACCCGGTAATACGGCTTTGCACCTGGGTACGGCGGAGCAAGGTCGGCGTCCGATCCGAACTCCGCACCGACCTCGGTTGGCTTGACGAACAGAACGTCACCGCAGATCAAACCCACAACCTTTTCGTCGCAGTACAGGCCGTACTCACCGAACATGGCCCGCGCCCGGACGTCGAGCGGCTCCAGCTGCTCGAGAATGCGTGCGACGGTTTCCTGGCTCGTGCCCATGACAGCAAACTACTCCGGTGCTCCGACATATTTCGGGGCACCGGAGTAGGCATGCCTGCTAGACCTTCGTGATCGCCGCGCGGATACCGTCGCCGAGATCGACGGCGCTGTCCCCCGCCTCGCCGATCGTGAACGACGTGGCCAGAACCTCACCGGCGATCAAGTCGCGATGGCGGTCAGCCCAGTCCTTGCGATCCTCGGGCACCTCGAGAACGACGTTGATGCGATCCGAGACATCGAGTCCCGCAGCGCGACGCGCATCCTGGAGTTGACGGATCCTGTCCTTGGCCCAACCTTCGGCCTCGAGCTCTTCCGTCACGACGGAGTCGAGCACGACAAGTCCCGCACCATTGGGCAGTGCTGCCGTCGAATCAGGCTCGGCTGCAACCAGTTTCTGCGTGTACTCCTCGGGCAGGAGCTCGATGCCGGCGGCAACGACCACTCCGTCGGCGTTTTCGGTCCAGTCGCCGGCCTTGACGGCCTTGATGACGGTCTGCACGGACTTGCCCAGACGCGGACCCGCAGCACGTGCGTTGACCGCAATCTCGAACCGACCGTGAACGTCCACATCGTCGGTCAGGTCGACCTTCTTGACGTTGACCTCGTCAGCGATCAGTCCGAGGAACGGACGCAAGCGCTCGGCATCCGGTGCCGCAACCGTGACCTCGGGCAGCGGCAGACGAACACGCAGATTCTGCGCCTTACGCAGGCTCAAAACCGTCGAGCACACCGTGCGCACGTCGTCCATAGCCGAAACGAGTTCCGGATCGGCGGGCAACTCGGACTCCGTCGGCCAATCGGCAAGATGCACCGAGCGTTCCCCGGTCAATCCACGCCAGATCACCTCGGACACCAACGGCAGCAAGGGCGCAGCCAGACGCGTCACAACCTCGAGCACAGTGTGCAGCGTGTCGATGGCTTCACGATCCTCGTCCCAGAAACGTGAACGTGACCGTCGCACATACCAATTGGTGAGCGCATCACAGAACAACCGAAGCTCGTCACAGGCTCCCGCGATGTCGTTGGCCTCGAGAGCGTCGGTGATGACGTCACGTGTGCCCGCAAGCTTCGCGAGGATGTACTTGTCGAGGATGTTCTCCGAATCCGTGCGCCACACACCACATTCCGGTGCGTACAGCTGCAGGAAGCTCCAGGCATTCCACAACGGAAGCAAGGCCTGACGCACACCTTCACGGATGCCCTGCTCCGTCACGACCAGGTTGCCACCACGCAAGATGGGCGAGGACATGAGGAACCAGCGCATGGCATCACTGCCGTCGCGGTCGAACACCTCTTTGACATCCGGGTAGTTACCCTTGGACTTGCTCATCTTGAGTCCGTCGTCACCGAGGACGATGCCGTGGGCTGCAACAGTTTTGAACGCCGGCCGATCGAACAGAGCCGTCGCCAGAACATGCAGGGTGTAGAACCAGCCACGAGTCTGACCGTTGTACTCGACGATGAAGTCACCCGGGTAGTGGCTCTCGAACCAGTCACGGTTCTCGAAGGGGTAGTGAACCTGGGCATACGGCATCGAGCCGGATTCGAACCAGCAGTCCAGAACCTCGGGAACTCGACGCATCATCGACTTGCCGGTCGGGTCGTCCGGGTTCGGGCGCACGAGATCGTCGATCATCGGACGGTGCAGGTCGGTCGGACGCACACCGAAGTCTGCCTCCAACTGATCCAACGAACCGTAGACGTCGGTACGTGGGTACTGCGGGTCGTCCGAGACCCACACCGGGATGGGGCTGCCCCAGTAGCGGTTTCGGCTGATGTTCCAGTCGCGGGCACCTTCGAGCCACTTGCCGAACTGACCGTCGCGGATGTGCTCGGGAACCCAGGTGATGTCCTGGTTGAGTTCGACCATCCGGTCACGGAACTTGGTGACAGCCACGAACCATGACGGAACCGCCATGTAGATGAGCGGCTGACCACTACGCCAACTGTGCGGGTACGAGTGCTCGATCGTCTCGTGCCGCAACAGCTTTCCGGCCGCCTTGAGATCCTTGATGATGACGGGGTTGGCGTCGAACACCATCAGGCCCTCGTACGGCGGCACCATCGACGTGAACTTTCCACCGGGGTCGAGAGGCTGAACGACCTCGATGCCGTTGGCAGTGGCAACATCCATGTCCTCTTCACCGAAAGCCGGTGCAAGGTGGACGATTCCGGTACCCGAATCGGTGGTGACGTAGTCAGCCGACAGTACGACGTGAGAGTTCGGGTGCCCGACAAAGAAGTCGAACGGCGGCGTGTACGACAGGCCGACCAGTTCGCTGCCCTTGTGCCGGGACACGACCTCGGGCTCGTCCCCCAGTTCACGGGCGTAGTGGGCAACCCGAGCTTCGGCGAGCACGTAACGCTTGCCGTCCTGGCCGAGAACCTGGACATAGTCGATGTCGGGGTGAACAGCCAAAGCAAGGTTGGACGGCAGTGTCCACGGCGTCGTGGTCCAGATGATCGCATTCGCGCCGTCGAGCGGGGAGCCGGCCGCGACCAACGGCATCTCGACCGTGACCGCCGGATCCTGACGCATCTTGTACGCGTCGTCGAGACGGGTCTCCTGGTTGGACAGCGGCGTCTGCTCGTACCAGCTGTACGGGAGAACCCGGAAACCCTGGTAGATCAGGCCCTTGTCGAAGAGTTCCTTGAACGCCCACATGACCGACTCCATGAAGTCGAGGTCCAGGGTCTTGTAGTCGTTGTCGAAGTCGACCCAACGAGCCTGCCGGGTGACGTACTCACGCCACTCGTCGGTGTACTTGAGAACCGACGCCTTGCAGTACTCGTTGAATTTGGCGAGGCCCATCACATCGATCTCGGACTTGTCCTTGATGCCGAGCTGCTTTTCCGCCTCGAGCTCCGCGGGCAGACCGTGGCAATCCCAGCCGAATCGGCGCTCCACCTTGCGTCCACGCATGGTCTGGAAGCGCGGCACCAAATCCTTGACGTACCCCGTCAGAAGGTGGCCGTAGTGGGGCAAGCCATTGGCAAACGGAGGTCCGTCGTAGAAGACGAACTCCTCGTTGCCGTCACGATTGCTGACCGATGCCCGGAACGTATCGTCATCGGCCCACTCTTTCAGGACCTTCTGCTCCAGAGCCGGAAATTTGACTCCGGTGTCGGCGGGGACGTCGTAATCGACTTTGGGATACCGGTTATTCGCCACTGCGATCTCCTCGTGCCAGTTCTACTCGGCACGGGGACGATATGTGCGCCTCTGCGCACGTACCGCGGTACCACCCCGCTTGCAACCCGTGAATCCGGCGATGAGTACCGGGCTTTCCGAGTTGCCTCTCTTCGCGAGCTGTGACGGGCTCACCCGTTCGGTTCTACTGAGCGTCTGACAGGCCATTACCTGTCTGAACACCGTTCTTCCGAAGGCTCCCCGGTGATTGCCGGTTCATCGCCTGTAGTTGCTGACGAACAGTCTAATGCTCGCCGTTTTCGTTTGCCGACCCGCCGTGGTTTTTCGGCAAATCCGTATTGCCCGGCGTATCGGCGTCGGCGGCTGTATCTGGCTCGTCCAACGGCAGAACCGCCCTCTTACCGGTCAATGCACTGACCAGCAGGAGGACGGCACCCGCCAAACAAATTGCAATACATGCCCACGCCCAGATAATCGACCCGGTGGTCAGGGCGATGATCAGGAAGGCAAACCCTGCCGCCGCGAGTCCTATCGTCACGACCAGCACGTGTCAACCTCTACCCGATGTCGGCACTGACCTGTCGAGTATCCCTCGGTCAGCTGTTTCCCTTTGCGAACGACGGACTGCTGAAGGACTCCTGGCCACCGTCGACCGGCACCGCGGAACCACGCTGTTCGAGTTCCTCGAGCTGCGACTCCAGGTAGGACTTGAGACGTACCCGGTATTCACGCTCGAACGTCTTGAGCTGCTCGATTCGGCCTTCGAGGACCGATCGCTGCTGGTTGATGGTCGCCATGATCTCGGTGTGCTTCTTCTCGGCGTCTGCCTTGAGAGCATCGGCCTTCTCCTGAGCCTGGCGAAGCTGGGTCTCGGAGCGAGTCTGCGCGTCGGTGAGCATTGCTTCCGACTTGTTGCGAGCGTCCGCGATCATGCCGTCAGCCTTGCTGCGAGCCTCGCTCATCAGCTGCTCGGAGTTGGTGCGGGCACTGCCGAGCAGCTGCTCGGACTCTGCCTTGGCATCGCCGGTGAGGCGATCTGCCATCTCCTGAGCCAGGCCGAGAACCTTGGCCGCCTGCATGTGGGTGTCGCCGCTCTGCGGAGCAGGGGCAGCAGCAGCCACGGGAACCGGCGCCACAACGGGAGCGGGCTTGGGAGCCTCGACCACGCGAGCCGGTTCGGGCTTGGGCTGCGCTACCGGGGCACCTGCATTGGCAGCCGGGGCCGGCGCCTTCTTTGCAGCAGCAAGTTCCTGATCCAGCTCGCTAACTCGCTGTTGCAGATCTGCATTTTCCTCGATGAGCTGCGAGAGCGCCTGCTCGACGAGATCAAGAAATGCGTCGACCTCGTCTTCGTTGTAGCCACGCTTGCCGATAGGCGGCTTGCTGAACGCAACGTTGTGCACGTCAGCTGGAGTCAGTTGCGGCATGGAAGGATCCCTTCACGCGTCATTTGGCGGTCAAGCAAGCATTCAGTTACAGCACGGTGTGCGTAGCAGCTAACCACTACGCGAGTTATGGGTTCCATTCTGGCACACCCCACTCAATTACCGGGCCGAGCCGACAACCGACATCAGGATGATGACGATGAAAAGCAAGACCATGATGGATAGATCCAAGCGAACCCCACCCAGGTTGATCGGGGGGATCAACCTACGGAGAAGTTTCACCGGCGGATCGGTGATCGTAAAAACGGTTTCGAGAATGATGGCGACCACTCCCGACGGACGCCAGTCTCTGGCGAACGAACGAACGAACTCGACAATCACTCTGCCGATCAGCAAAAGCCAAAACACAACCAGCACGAGGTAGATCACATCGAAAAGCGCGTTCACACCCTCACTCTGCCTGACTTCTGCGTCGCGTCCAAAACAGACACTCGCTATCCGAGGCCGGATAACGAGGCTGAGAACTCACCAAGCCGCGACCGTGAACACCCCTGGCATGCGACCCCTGCACAGGTCCCAGCGCAACAAAATGTCCGGCATTTCGGCTGTTCAACGAACTATCTACGATCGAGAGCATCATTTCTGACTGTAGAAGCCCGTCTCCGCGATACGACGACGCTCCTCGGCCGAAACGTCGATGTCAGCCGGTGAGAGAAGAAACACTTTGGTGGCTACCTTGTCGAACGAGCCGCGCAGAGCAAATGCGAGACCCGCAGCGAAGTCGACCAGGCGCTTCGCGTCGGCGTTGCTCATGTCGACCAAATCCATGATGACCGGTGTGCCGTCGCGGAAGCGCTCACCGATCGTGCGGGCTTCGGCGTAGCTCTGCGGACGCAAAGTCGTGATCTTGGCCAGCGGGCCGCCGTCGTCGACTGCGGGCGCACGGCGAGCCTCGGGGCGCTCTGCGCGGGCGTCAACTGCAAGATTGCCCCGACTGGTGGGACGAGGCGCCATCGACGGACGGGGTGCGCGGGAGGCGACCGTGTCCATTCTCGGACGCGACTCGTAGCGATCGAACTCGGCTTCTTCCTCATCCCGACGGCTGGGCGCATACCCTGCCTTCGAGAAAGCCGGCTCGGCAAACTCGCGGTCATCGCGTTCGGCATAGCCGTCGTGGCTACGACGAGGAGCGCGACGAGCCTGATCGGGTTCTTCTACGTACTCGTCCTCGTAGTCGTCGAGGGGAACCATGCCGAAATAAGCCTTGAACTTGTGCAGGTTGCTCATTGATCGACCTTCCTTGGCGCGGCGGATTGTCTCCGACTGCGACCGGTCGCGGTGTGGACGGGTTGGGCGATCACCAGAGCGATCATTTCGAGATTACTGGTCGTGAGCCGAGCAGTGCGGTTCCGACACGCACGCAAGTCGATCCGTGGCGAACCGCAGCCTCGAGATCGCCGGTCATTCCTGCCGACAACTCGACTGCCCGCGGATGTGACTCGAGGACTCTCTGATGGACCTCGTGTAGGCGAGCAAACTGCTCGTCGGCGTCCGAACCCAGCGGCGGAACGGCCATCAATCCGGCCAATTCCAGACCGTCGGCGGTTTCGATCCGTTCTGCGAGAGCGGGCAACTCGTCGAGCGCGATACCACCACGCGTCGGATCGGCGTCGAGGCTCACCTGAATGAGAACTCGCAACGGTGCAGTGCGATCACCACTGGACAGGGCGCCCTGCGCGGCGCGATCAAGAGCGTCGGCGAGCCGGGCACTGTCGACCGAGTGGATGGCATATGCCCATTTCGCAACCGAACGTGCCTTGTTTCGCTGCAACTGACCGATCATGTGCCACCGAACCGGATCGGCTCCGTCGATGCCGCCACCGACAGCCGCGGCTGTGAACTCCGCAACCTTGCCTATCGCTTCCTGCTCGCGCGACTCACCGAACTCACGGCAACCCAGGTCGTACAGAATCCGCGCATCCGACGCGGGGAAGAACTTGGTTACCGGGAGAAGTGTCACCTCGGACACCGGCCGCCCGGCCGCAACACACGCCGCGGCCAGGCGGGACCGAACCGAATCCAGCGCCGCCGAGATCTCGGCCACGCGTGCAGAATTGTCGCCGTTCATGCGAGTGGCCTAGTTGTCTTCCGCATTGTCTTCCGCAGCGACGATCGGATCCATCCAGATCACTGCCGCCTGACGCCCGGTGAGGGAATCCCGGCGGTGACTGAACAGCGCACGGTCCTCGATCGTGCAACGAGGATCCTCGGCGACACCCGAAACACCGGCATCGAGAAGTTGCTTGCGGATTCCGGCTCGCAGATCCAGACCGGGCGTGCCCTTGGCAGTGCGAGTTGCACTGCCAGGCAGATGCCTCTCGACATCGGCGCGCATGTCGGCAGGAACCTCGTACTGCCGGCCACTCGCTGCCGGACCGAGGAAAGCTCCGATCCGAGACACGTCGGCGCCCTGGCGAACCATCTCGGCCAGCACCCGCGGCACGATACCGATACGCGCACCGATCCGGCCGGCATGCACGGCCGCAATGACGCCGGCCTGCTCGTCGGACAGGAGAACCGGCACACAGTCTGCGCTGAGCGTCGCGAGCGCCAAACCGGGGACGGTGGTGACCAATGCGTCGGTCACCTCGATGACCTCGTCGGTCGGCTCGGTGACCACGGTGACGTTTCTGGAGTGGATTTGTTCCATCCAGACAAGGTGATTCGGCTCGACGCCGATCTCACGGGCGAGGCGTCGACGGTTTGCGTCGACGGCTTCGGCGTTGTCGCCGACGTGATCACCGAGATTGAACGAGTCGTACGGCGCTTCCGAAACACCGCCGGCGCGACTGGTCACGACACGGCGGACTCGGAAATTGGCGGTCGAGTTCTCGGTACTCAAAATTTTGTGCTCACAAACGTCGAATGTTCACTGCTGCACGGGACATGATCCCGCGGCAGCTTCCGGACAGAGATAAGGGATCAATCAAGAACAGGGTACCCAGAAAAACTGGATACCCTGCTCTCGAAAGCCTGCGCGACGCTCTACTCAGCGGCGCATGAAGACGGGAACGTCGACGTCGTCATCGCCGTCGTCTTCCTGTGGTGCAACGTGACGCGGCGGAGCAATCGGCGGCAGCGATGCCGACCCGATGGGCTCGCGCGCAACCGGAACCTGCTGCTCCACAGGCGGTTCCGCAGCTACCGGTGAACGTCCGACCTCGCCGGCGCGCCCTGCTCCGATAGCTCCACGGCCGGGTGCCGTGGACTCGACGGGGCGACGCGCGGGCGCTCCCCCGTCGAAACCGGCAGCGATGACCGTCACACGAACTTCGTCGCCGAGTGAATCGTCGATCACCGTTCCGAAGATGATGTTGGCGTCGATGTGCGCGGCTTCCTGCACGAGCGATGCCGCTTCGTTGATCTCGAAGAGACCAAGATCGCTGCCACCGGCGATCGACAGCAGAACGCCGCGGGCGCCTTCCATCGATGCTTCGAGAAGCGGTGAGTTGATAGCGGACTCAGCGGCTTTGATCGCG
The nucleotide sequence above comes from Rhodococcus sp. KBS0724. Encoded proteins:
- a CDS encoding DNA polymerase IV, which codes for MNQGDPTRSRRWVLHLDMDAFFASAEQLTRPTLRGRPVMVGGLGGRGVVAGASYEARAFGARSAMPMHQARRLVGGGAVVLPPRMSLYSVLSKGAFDALRLRMPVLEQLSVDEAFGEPVELAGAGADEVRAFCEELRALVLAETGMVASIGAGAGKQVAKIASGLAKPNGVAVVPPGQQHELLDSLPVRKLWGIGPVAEEKLKKLGIVTIGGFARTPISEVASILGTTVGPGLHRLAQGIDDRPVAERADSKQISAESTFASDIVTLGQLRVAVESSGASAFSRLEKDGRAARTVVLKLKKSDMSVLTRSVTLPYATLDRAILIATAQKQVIDPVELGPIRLVGVGFAGLSTVRQGSLFPELDQDVPGYPIDTLAEDLDESPVPARVPERYWHPGLDVSHPEFGHGWVQGAGHGVVTIRFETRSTGTGIAKTFTEDDASLQVADALDSLL
- a CDS encoding TfoX/Sxy family protein; this translates as MGTSQETVARILEQLEPLDVRARAMFGEYGLYCDEKVVGLICGDVLFVKPTEVGAEFGSDADLAPPYPGAKPYYRVPEERFHDVDRLHAFIQRTADALALPKKKSPKKAKPKVQK
- the ileS gene encoding isoleucine--tRNA ligase; amino-acid sequence: MANNRYPKVDYDVPADTGVKFPALEQKVLKEWADDDTFRASVSNRDGNEEFVFYDGPPFANGLPHYGHLLTGYVKDLVPRFQTMRGRKVERRFGWDCHGLPAELEAEKQLGIKDKSEIDVMGLAKFNEYCKASVLKYTDEWREYVTRQARWVDFDNDYKTLDLDFMESVMWAFKELFDKGLIYQGFRVLPYSWYEQTPLSNQETRLDDAYKMRQDPAVTVEMPLVAAGSPLDGANAIIWTTTPWTLPSNLALAVHPDIDYVQVLGQDGKRYVLAEARVAHYARELGDEPEVVSRHKGSELVGLSYTPPFDFFVGHPNSHVVLSADYVTTDSGTGIVHLAPAFGEEDMDVATANGIEVVQPLDPGGKFTSMVPPYEGLMVFDANPVIIKDLKAAGKLLRHETIEHSYPHSWRSGQPLIYMAVPSWFVAVTKFRDRMVELNQDITWVPEHIRDGQFGKWLEGARDWNISRNRYWGSPIPVWVSDDPQYPRTDVYGSLDQLEADFGVRPTDLHRPMIDDLVRPNPDDPTGKSMMRRVPEVLDCWFESGSMPYAQVHYPFENRDWFESHYPGDFIVEYNGQTRGWFYTLHVLATALFDRPAFKTVAAHGIVLGDDGLKMSKSKGNYPDVKEVFDRDGSDAMRWFLMSSPILRGGNLVVTEQGIREGVRQALLPLWNAWSFLQLYAPECGVWRTDSENILDKYILAKLAGTRDVITDALEANDIAGACDELRLFCDALTNWYVRRSRSRFWDEDREAIDTLHTVLEVVTRLAAPLLPLVSEVIWRGLTGERSVHLADWPTESELPADPELVSAMDDVRTVCSTVLSLRKAQNLRVRLPLPEVTVAAPDAERLRPFLGLIADEVNVKKVDLTDDVDVHGRFEIAVNARAAGPRLGKSVQTVIKAVKAGDWTENADGVVVAAGIELLPEEYTQKLVAAEPDSTAALPNGAGLVVLDSVVTEELEAEGWAKDRIRQLQDARRAAGLDVSDRINVVLEVPEDRKDWADRHRDLIAGEVLATSFTIGEAGDSAVDLGDGIRAAITKV
- a CDS encoding DivIVA domain-containing protein: MPQLTPADVHNVAFSKPPIGKRGYNEDEVDAFLDLVEQALSQLIEENADLQQRVSELDQELAAAKKAPAPAANAGAPVAQPKPEPARVVEAPKPAPVVAPVPVAAAAPAPQSGDTHMQAAKVLGLAQEMADRLTGDAKAESEQLLGSARTNSEQLMSEARSKADGMIADARNKSEAMLTDAQTRSETQLRQAQEKADALKADAEKKHTEIMATINQQRSVLEGRIEQLKTFEREYRVRLKSYLESQLEELEQRGSAVPVDGGQESFSSPSFAKGNS
- a CDS encoding YggT family protein, yielding MNALFDVIYLVLVVFWLLLIGRVIVEFVRSFARDWRPSGVVAIILETVFTITDPPVKLLRRLIPPINLGGVRLDLSIMVLLFIVIILMSVVGSAR
- a CDS encoding cell division protein SepF; amino-acid sequence: MSNLHKFKAYFGMVPLDDYEDEYVEEPDQARRAPRRSHDGYAERDDREFAEPAFSKAGYAPSRRDEEEAEFDRYESRPRMDTVASRAPRPSMAPRPTSRGNLAVDARAERPEARRAPAVDDGGPLAKITTLRPQSYAEARTIGERFRDGTPVIMDLVDMSNADAKRLVDFAAGLAFALRGSFDKVATKVFLLSPADIDVSAEERRRIAETGFYSQK
- a CDS encoding YggS family pyridoxal phosphate-dependent enzyme yields the protein MNGDNSARVAEISAALDSVRSRLAAACVAAGRPVSEVTLLPVTKFFPASDARILYDLGCREFGESREQEAIGKVAEFTAAAVGGGIDGADPVRWHMIGQLQRNKARSVAKWAYAIHSVDSARLADALDRAAQGALSSGDRTAPLRVLIQVSLDADPTRGGIALDELPALAERIETADGLELAGLMAVPPLGSDADEQFARLHEVHQRVLESHPRAVELSAGMTGDLEAAVRHGSTCVRVGTALLGSRPVISK
- the pgeF gene encoding peptidoglycan editing factor PgeF, with amino-acid sequence MLSTENSTANFRVRRVVTSRAGGVSEAPYDSFNLGDHVGDNAEAVDANRRRLAREIGVEPNHLVWMEQIHSRNVTVVTEPTDEVIEVTDALVTTVPGLALATLSADCVPVLLSDEQAGVIAAVHAGRIGARIGIVPRVLAEMVRQGADVSRIGAFLGPAASGRQYEVPADMRADVERHLPGSATRTAKGTPGLDLRAGIRKQLLDAGVSGVAEDPRCTIEDRALFSHRRDSLTGRQAAVIWMDPIVAAEDNAEDN